Below is a window of Camelina sativa cultivar DH55 chromosome 11, Cs, whole genome shotgun sequence DNA.
GGAGCCAAACCTTGCCGTCGCTTAATCTCGTCACTATCATCCTTCTTTCAATCGAACACCAAAAGAAGCAAACTTGAACTTCAAGTGTACCGACAATGCAAGACTGGTAAACTAAACCTTGAAGATGCTCTGCTTTACTTCGACAAGCTTCTACAGACAAAACCCATTCCTTTGATTGATACATTCAATCACTTGTCCGGCTCAATGATGAAGCTTCAAGGATCTAAGGAAGTGGTTTCGATGTATAAGAGGATGTTGAGACACGAGGAGGGTGTTATTATCGAGCCTGATTTGTGTACTTTGAACATTTTAATTAACGTGTTTCGTCATTTGAAGCAGTTTGATTCTGGGTTTTGTGTTCTGAATGATATGATTAAGAGAGGGTTTGAGCCT
It encodes the following:
- the LOC104728051 gene encoding pentatricopeptide repeat-containing protein At3g22470, mitochondrial-like, which produces MLFRLYHPTNVGGGAKPCRRLISSLSSFFQSNTKRSKLELQVYRQCKTGKLNLEDALLYFDKLLQTKPIPLIDTFNHLSGSMMKLQGSKEVVSMYKRMLRHEEGVIIEPDLCTLNILINVFRHLKQFDSGFCVLNDMIKRGFEPDLVKADSLVLCLCSQGRVIDALQVFHKMSQRGVKVDASLYATLIVKLCEIGETGVSLGLHRRMIASGCKSDVVIYSFVIGSFIRNKSLDEAMAVFEEMTENGVSPDILAFRNHYCTE